The Flavobacterium sp. 140616W15 sequence AGATAGTATTGCATACCAATTTCATCTACTACAGAAATTCCAGTATTTGTTAGAACATGAATGATATCATGATCCTCTAATTTGGCTTGAATATCAAAGTTATTTCTATGAAGAAAATCTCCCAAACCATATCCTAAACTTCCTTCCGGAAAAGCAAGTAATTGAGACTTGTTTACTTCCCATGGCGCATTTTTCTTCATGTATTTCTGATATGGTTTTCGAGACCATTCATACATTTTCTCTATTAATAAATCTTTCATGTTTTTTCGGGTTAGTTTTCTTTTGAAAGTACTTTGTATTTCAAAGTTAATAGGTAAAAAAAAGGCGCTATTTCTTCTGTATCAATTTTTCAAGAGCGTCAATATGTGCAACAAATGCAAGTTTACCATCTTTAGTGGCCCTATAACTCGTATTGGGTTTTTTGCCAATAAATTGTTTTTGTATTTCAATATAGTTTTCCAATTCTAATGCCTTAGCATGACTAGCTAAGTTACCATCAGTAACGCCTAAGAGCTCTTTCAGAGTGCTAAAATCAGCCGAATCATTGACCATCAATACAGACATGATTCCAAGTCGAATTCGATGGTCAAAGGCTTTATTTATATTTTGAATGATGCTTTTCAATTTTTAATAGGTATCAATTACGGTTTTTAACAATTTAGAGTCAACAATGTTTGAAGGAGAAACTACAGCTTCCTCAAGCGGAATATTGTTTCCATATCGTTCTTTTAATTTAGCTTTAACTTTTGAATCAGTTAGGTTAAAATCCTTTAATTTCTGCAACGGGCATAATTCGATACCAGCTCCATTTTTATAAATCTTCCAAATTAATTCAGAGCAATACATTTTATCATCAGACCAGCCAAAATAAGAATCGTAGTCACTATTAAGAAAATTTCGACTATAAATTTCCATTTTTTCAATAGTAGTAGGAGTTAAGGCAGTTGTGTCTTTTAATCGTTTTACAAGAAAATCTTGATCTTTACCATGCTGAATCCATTCATCAAGAGGGGTTAGTTTTACAGGTTGAACAGCTTCAAAAACAAAACGCTTGCCGTCTAAAATATAAACGATTCCACAATGAGAAAATTTAGAATTTGTAGCGATCCTGACAGCTTCACATTGGCTAGACTCAGAGGTTTGAAAAATTAAATCACCAGCCTTTATTTTATCCAAAAGAGTATCCTTTAGCTTCGGATTTTCAACAGTTGCTTTCGAAAATGGATCATTCGGAAAAAATTGCTTAGTGATATATAAAGCAAAACAAAAGCTAATAATTAAGGTAACTCCAGCAAAAATATATTTAAATTTTTTCATGTTTTACTTTTTGAATTATGACTAATAAAGATTATTTCCTATCGTATTTAAAATACATAATACTTCCGTATAGAATATGACAAACTCCAAAACCCAATGCCCAGAATTCCAGCGCATAACCAGAGAATTCAGTAGCAATTAAGCCAAGAATAATTATTGTAATACCTAAATAACGTACGTCTCTCAAAGTATATTTACTAGCATTTACACAAGCTAATCCGTAAAATAGGAGAGTAACAGGAGCAATTAAGCCATAATAGCCATTTCGGAGCAAAAGTAAGCCGAAAATACCACCAGTAACAAGCGGAATCAAAAAATTAACTAATACTCTTTTAGAAGTAGAATTCCATATTTTTTCTCCTTGTTTTTTGGCTTTGCTTACAGTTAATATTGCAGCAGTTATAATAGAGAATACCAATACTAAAAAAGCAGTTAATACAATTAACTTAAAAGTTTTACTTTCTAAAGTTACATAATAACCCGAATGGCTCTCAATAAGACCATTGGCAATATGAGCGCCAATAAGAGCATATATTCCTGCCATAATTCCTGATAAACCACTTAATGAAATAAACTGAGAAGATTTATTCATCATGTTTTTTATTTCAGTAATATCCTGTAAATATTTATCTTCCATATAAAGTACTTTGAATTACAAAGTAAATGATAAAAAAAATAGTCACCAAATAAAATGATGACTATTTTTTATGAATTTGTAATTATAATCTGAAGATACCTCCGAAAGCAATAATTCTCTGGAAGAAGAAAAAGTCTTGAGAAGCACTATCATCGCTACTTTTGGTAGTTCGAATGTCTTGCATGTTAATATAACCACCTTTTAACTCTCCTTGAATGTAAAAATGTTTGAAGAAAGTTAAGTTAATTCCCGCTTTTGCGGATACGCCATATCCAGAAACGTGAAAATCATCATGACGATCTTTACCTAAAAGAGTTGTATTTGTTTTAGGATATAAAATTCCAGCACCTAAACCTTCAGTCAAATTAATTTGAAATTTATCTGTATTAGGTAAGCCAAACCATTTTGAAACATCATCGAATCTAGAAACCTCTGTATTAATATAATTTAAACCATCTGTATGTTCGTACATTAAGAATTTACCATCTGTAAAATCCACAGGTGTATTGTTGTAGATACCATTATGATTTTCAGGTGAATTAATATATCCGTTAACAATTGCTGTTTGATCTTGAGTCATTACATATTTCATATGATCTAATCCAATCGTTACACTGTAATGATCGCTAAAAAAATAACCTAAGCGTAGATTCGTTTGAGGAATGGTCATTCTTGCAGGATTAACATAATCCATATGCCATCCTTTAGGTTTGTCATGAGCAGACATGTTCTCTACTGTAAAATTGTAATCTTTCCCTCTAAAGTTAACATCAGATTTACTGTAACTTTCTCTGTTACCACCCCAAGAAACGAAGAATTTCCCTTTATTATGTGCTGTATATTTTTCTTGTACTGCTATTTGTTCTTGTGCAAAAGTGTTTACTGAAAAACACAACAAGAAAAATAATATAAAATTAGTTTTCAAAGTAATAAGTTTAAAATTGATTAATGGTTTTTCTGATGGCAACTAATTTTGTCATTAAATCTTCAAAATAGTCTAAATGCAACATGTTTGCACCATCACTTTTGGCGTTAGCCGGGTCAAAATGAGTTTCGATAAAAATTCCATCAACACCTACTGCTATACCAGCTTTGGCAACTGTTTCGATCATATCAGGTCTTCCGCCAGTTACACCTACAGTTTGATTTGGTTGTTGTAATGAATGTGTTACATCAAGAACTGTAGTAGCATATTGCTGCATTGTTGGGATTCCTCTATAATCTACAATCATGTCTTGGTAGCCAAACATAGTACCACGATCAGTAACCATTACGTTTTGATTGTTACAATCCAATACCTTTTGTACAGCATGTTTCATGCTTTCAGGACTCATAAATTGTCCTTTTTTCAAGTTAACCACTTTTCCAGTATTGGCAGCAGCTACAACAAGATCAGTTTGACGTACTAAAAATGCAGGAATTTGTAAAACATCTACATATTGAGCAGCCATATCAGCATCCTCATTAGTGTGAATATCAGTTACAGTAGGAACATGAAAAGTTTCAGAAACTTTTCTTAGAATTTTTAATGCTTTTTCGTCACCAATTCCAGAGAAACTATCGATTCTAGAACGGTTTGCTTTTTTAAATGACCCTTTAAATACATAAGGAATCTCAAGTTTGTCGGTAATACCAATTAATTTTTCAGCAATACGCATCGCCATTTCTTCACCTTCAATGGCGCAAGGTCCTGCTAATAAAAAGAAATTACCGCTATCTGTATGCTTAATTTGTGGAATATGTTGTATGTTCATAGTATAAATTTTTAAGACAGTGCAAAGGTAGTTATGATTTACGATTTACAGATTAAGAATTAGGAATTTTTTAACGAGCATTTCCTGCTATCCATTGTACTATTTTTCTCAAAATCTTTTTTCTTACTCTTTACATAAGCCACAGCTGATCGCTTAGTAA is a genomic window containing:
- a CDS encoding winged helix-turn-helix domain-containing protein, which encodes MSVLMVNDSADFSTLKELLGVTDGNLASHAKALELENYIEIQKQFIGKKPNTSYRATKDGKLAFVAHIDALEKLIQKK
- a CDS encoding YiiX family permuted papain-like enzyme — its product is MKKFKYIFAGVTLIISFCFALYITKQFFPNDPFSKATVENPKLKDTLLDKIKAGDLIFQTSESSQCEAVRIATNSKFSHCGIVYILDGKRFVFEAVQPVKLTPLDEWIQHGKDQDFLVKRLKDTTALTPTTIEKMEIYSRNFLNSDYDSYFGWSDDKMYCSELIWKIYKNGAGIELCPLQKLKDFNLTDSKVKAKLKERYGNNIPLEEAVVSPSNIVDSKLLKTVIDTY
- the kdsA gene encoding 3-deoxy-8-phosphooctulonate synthase — translated: MNIQHIPQIKHTDSGNFFLLAGPCAIEGEEMAMRIAEKLIGITDKLEIPYVFKGSFKKANRSRIDSFSGIGDEKALKILRKVSETFHVPTVTDIHTNEDADMAAQYVDVLQIPAFLVRQTDLVVAAANTGKVVNLKKGQFMSPESMKHAVQKVLDCNNQNVMVTDRGTMFGYQDMIVDYRGIPTMQQYATTVLDVTHSLQQPNQTVGVTGGRPDMIETVAKAGIAVGVDGIFIETHFDPANAKSDGANMLHLDYFEDLMTKLVAIRKTINQF